A section of the Triticum dicoccoides isolate Atlit2015 ecotype Zavitan chromosome 7A, WEW_v2.0, whole genome shotgun sequence genome encodes:
- the LOC119327611 gene encoding probable 2-oxoglutarate-dependent dioxygenase ANS isoform X3, with the protein MSLARTTVQELAATVEEPPREYVVDDMLDADEMPEPIPLIDLSRLMAVDEANKLRAALQTWGLFLATNHGIEESLMDAMMSASRDFFRQPSEEKQKYSNLIDGKHFQMEGYGNDKVVTRDQGLSWNDRLHLRVEPEDERNFSKWPTHPESFRRSHTDGGLLTILFVDQDVGGLQVERGGKWYNVPAKPYTLVINVADCMEIMTNGIFRSPLHRVMTNANKERLSLARFYAVDAETMLEPAPSLLDDKRPPRYEKIKAKDFVSFSRMKIS; encoded by the exons ATGTCGCTCGCGCGGACAACGGTGCAAGAGTTGGCGGCGACCGTCGAGGAGCCTCCGCGAGAGTACGTGGTTGATGACATGTTAGATGCTGATGAGATGCCGGAGCCCATCCCTCTCATCGATCTTAGCCGGCTGATGGCCGTCGACGAAGCCAACAAGCTCCGGGCGGCTCTACAGACCTGGGGCCTCTTTCTG GCAACCAACCATGGAATCGAGGAGTCCCTTATGGATGCCATGATGAGTGCATCGAGAGACTTCTTCAGGCAACCGTCCGAAGAAAAGCAGAAATACAGCAACTTGATAGACGGCAAGCACTTCCAGATGGAAGGCTATGGAAATGACAAAGTAGTGACTCGGGATCAGGGCCTAAGCTGGAACGACCGCTTGCATTTGAGAGTGGAGCCGGAAGATGAGAGGAATTTCTCAAAGTGGCCCACTCACCCGGAATCTTTCAG GAGGTCTCACACTGATGGTGGTCTCCTTACCATCCTTTTTGTCGACCAAGACGTCGGTGGCTTGCAAGTTGAGAGGGGTGGGAAATGGTACAATGTTCCAGCCAAGCCTTATACCTTGGTGATTAACGTAGCGGACTGCATGGAG ATAATGACCAATGGAATCTTTAGGAGCCCGCTTCACAGGGTGATGACAAATGCCAACAAGGAGAGGCTTTCACTGGCCAGGTTTTATGCTGTAGATGCGGAAACAATGCTGGAGCCAGCGCCTAGTTTATTGGATGACAAGCGACCACCAAGATATGAGAAAATCAAGGCCAAAGATTTCGTTTCTTTTTCTCGAATGAAAATTTCTTAG
- the LOC119327611 gene encoding probable 2-oxoglutarate-dependent dioxygenase ANS isoform X4, producing the protein MSLARTTVQELAATVEEPPREYVVDDMLDADEMPEPIPLIDLSRLMAVDEANKLRAALQTWGLFLATNHGIEESLMDAMMSASRDFFRQPSEEKQKYSNLIDGKHFQMEGYGNDKVVTRDQGLSWNDRLHLRVEPEDERNFSKWPTHPESFRSHTDGGLLTILFVDQDVGGLQVERGGKWYNVPAKPYTLVINVADCMEIMTNGIFRSPLHRVMTNANKERLSLARFYAVDAETMLEPAPSLLDDKRPPRYEKIKAKDFVSFSRMKIS; encoded by the exons ATGTCGCTCGCGCGGACAACGGTGCAAGAGTTGGCGGCGACCGTCGAGGAGCCTCCGCGAGAGTACGTGGTTGATGACATGTTAGATGCTGATGAGATGCCGGAGCCCATCCCTCTCATCGATCTTAGCCGGCTGATGGCCGTCGACGAAGCCAACAAGCTCCGGGCGGCTCTACAGACCTGGGGCCTCTTTCTG GCAACCAACCATGGAATCGAGGAGTCCCTTATGGATGCCATGATGAGTGCATCGAGAGACTTCTTCAGGCAACCGTCCGAAGAAAAGCAGAAATACAGCAACTTGATAGACGGCAAGCACTTCCAGATGGAAGGCTATGGAAATGACAAAGTAGTGACTCGGGATCAGGGCCTAAGCTGGAACGACCGCTTGCATTTGAGAGTGGAGCCGGAAGATGAGAGGAATTTCTCAAAGTGGCCCACTCACCCGGAATCTTTCAG GTCTCACACTGATGGTGGTCTCCTTACCATCCTTTTTGTCGACCAAGACGTCGGTGGCTTGCAAGTTGAGAGGGGTGGGAAATGGTACAATGTTCCAGCCAAGCCTTATACCTTGGTGATTAACGTAGCGGACTGCATGGAG ATAATGACCAATGGAATCTTTAGGAGCCCGCTTCACAGGGTGATGACAAATGCCAACAAGGAGAGGCTTTCACTGGCCAGGTTTTATGCTGTAGATGCGGAAACAATGCTGGAGCCAGCGCCTAGTTTATTGGATGACAAGCGACCACCAAGATATGAGAAAATCAAGGCCAAAGATTTCGTTTCTTTTTCTCGAATGAAAATTTCTTAG
- the LOC119327611 gene encoding probable 2-oxoglutarate-dependent dioxygenase ANS isoform X1, with protein sequence MSLARTTVQELAATVEEPPREYVVDDMLDADEMPEPIPLIDLSRLMAVDEANKLRAALQTWGLFLATNHGIEESLMDAMMSASRDFFRQPSEEKQKYSNLIDGKHFQMEGYGNDKVVTRDQGLSWNDRLHLRVEPEDERNFSKWPTHPESFRDVLHEYASKTKRTRDLILRSIAKLLDLDEDYFVNQISNKAIGFARFNYYPPCPRPDLVLGRRSHTDGGLLTILFVDQDVGGLQVERGGKWYNVPAKPYTLVINVADCMEIMTNGIFRSPLHRVMTNANKERLSLARFYAVDAETMLEPAPSLLDDKRPPRYEKIKAKDFVSFSRMKIS encoded by the exons ATGTCGCTCGCGCGGACAACGGTGCAAGAGTTGGCGGCGACCGTCGAGGAGCCTCCGCGAGAGTACGTGGTTGATGACATGTTAGATGCTGATGAGATGCCGGAGCCCATCCCTCTCATCGATCTTAGCCGGCTGATGGCCGTCGACGAAGCCAACAAGCTCCGGGCGGCTCTACAGACCTGGGGCCTCTTTCTG GCAACCAACCATGGAATCGAGGAGTCCCTTATGGATGCCATGATGAGTGCATCGAGAGACTTCTTCAGGCAACCGTCCGAAGAAAAGCAGAAATACAGCAACTTGATAGACGGCAAGCACTTCCAGATGGAAGGCTATGGAAATGACAAAGTAGTGACTCGGGATCAGGGCCTAAGCTGGAACGACCGCTTGCATTTGAGAGTGGAGCCGGAAGATGAGAGGAATTTCTCAAAGTGGCCCACTCACCCGGAATCTTTCAG GGATGTGCTTCATGAGTACGCATCAAAAACCAAGAGAACAAGAGACCTTATCTTGAGATCAATTGCCAAGCTCCTCGACCTTGATGAGGATTACTTCGTCAACCAAATATCAAACAAGGCTATTGGGTTTGCTAGATTCAACTACTACCCTCCATGTCCCAGACCTGACCTAGTTTTGGGCAGGAGGTCTCACACTGATGGTGGTCTCCTTACCATCCTTTTTGTCGACCAAGACGTCGGTGGCTTGCAAGTTGAGAGGGGTGGGAAATGGTACAATGTTCCAGCCAAGCCTTATACCTTGGTGATTAACGTAGCGGACTGCATGGAG ATAATGACCAATGGAATCTTTAGGAGCCCGCTTCACAGGGTGATGACAAATGCCAACAAGGAGAGGCTTTCACTGGCCAGGTTTTATGCTGTAGATGCGGAAACAATGCTGGAGCCAGCGCCTAGTTTATTGGATGACAAGCGACCACCAAGATATGAGAAAATCAAGGCCAAAGATTTCGTTTCTTTTTCTCGAATGAAAATTTCTTAG
- the LOC119327611 gene encoding probable 2-oxoglutarate-dependent dioxygenase ANS isoform X2, whose amino-acid sequence MSLARTTVQELAATVEEPPREYVVDDMLDADEMPEPIPLIDLSRLMAVDEANKLRAALQTWGLFLATNHGIEESLMDAMMSASRDFFRQPSEEKQKYSNLIDGKHFQMEGYGNDKVVTRDQGLSWNDRLHLRVEPEDERNFSKWPTHPESFRDVLHEYASKTKRTRDLILRSIAKLLDLDEDYFVNQISNKAIGFARFNYYPPCPRPDLVLGRRSHTDGGLLTILFVDQDVGGLQVERGGKWYNVPAKPYTLVINVADCMEEPASQGDDKCQQGEAFTGQVLCCRCGNNAGASA is encoded by the exons ATGTCGCTCGCGCGGACAACGGTGCAAGAGTTGGCGGCGACCGTCGAGGAGCCTCCGCGAGAGTACGTGGTTGATGACATGTTAGATGCTGATGAGATGCCGGAGCCCATCCCTCTCATCGATCTTAGCCGGCTGATGGCCGTCGACGAAGCCAACAAGCTCCGGGCGGCTCTACAGACCTGGGGCCTCTTTCTG GCAACCAACCATGGAATCGAGGAGTCCCTTATGGATGCCATGATGAGTGCATCGAGAGACTTCTTCAGGCAACCGTCCGAAGAAAAGCAGAAATACAGCAACTTGATAGACGGCAAGCACTTCCAGATGGAAGGCTATGGAAATGACAAAGTAGTGACTCGGGATCAGGGCCTAAGCTGGAACGACCGCTTGCATTTGAGAGTGGAGCCGGAAGATGAGAGGAATTTCTCAAAGTGGCCCACTCACCCGGAATCTTTCAG GGATGTGCTTCATGAGTACGCATCAAAAACCAAGAGAACAAGAGACCTTATCTTGAGATCAATTGCCAAGCTCCTCGACCTTGATGAGGATTACTTCGTCAACCAAATATCAAACAAGGCTATTGGGTTTGCTAGATTCAACTACTACCCTCCATGTCCCAGACCTGACCTAGTTTTGGGCAGGAGGTCTCACACTGATGGTGGTCTCCTTACCATCCTTTTTGTCGACCAAGACGTCGGTGGCTTGCAAGTTGAGAGGGGTGGGAAATGGTACAATGTTCCAGCCAAGCCTTATACCTTGGTGATTAACGTAGCGGACTGCATGGAG GAGCCCGCTTCACAGGGTGATGACAAATGCCAACAAGGAGAGGCTTTCACTGGCCAGGTTTTATGCTGTAGATGCGGAAACAATGCTGGAGCCAGCGCCTAG